Within Cyprinus carpio isolate SPL01 chromosome A11, ASM1834038v1, whole genome shotgun sequence, the genomic segment GCATTTCTCTGTCTAGATGTTTGTTGCATGATGAATGTACAGCAGGCAGAAATGTatttcaaacacaaataaaagaatacaCCAGTAAAACACAGGAGGGCaaatcaaaactcaaaaaattattagctattaattaaaaacaaaaaacaaggcaTAATATCTGTTTCCCCATGATAATTTCAGTCTATATTTGCATGACTGTTAATGTATTGCATGGAGTGTCAAAGTTCAACAGTTATTTAAAAGCAGGTCACAACCAAGCGACACTGGGCTGTTTGCATGAACAAGCACCACAGAGACAGTAACAGGTCGCCTgacacatctaaaaaaaattaaaataaaggacCAGATAAATTATAACCTCAGCCATAATCCGGCATGAAATGAGAAAAACACGTATCTGTTTATAGCATAGACATCATCACAATGGTCCCTTACAGAAATGAACTGATCTACAACAGCCAACCGATAAAAATTTGCTTGAATAATTAAAGTAAATCAAAAAGTCAGGAGGTGAGTGTTTGTAGCCATCATCTTGACTCTGGTTTCGTCCCGGGATGATGTCTAAGTCAAGGTTTCCCCTTTTGTGACCTTCAGAGACCAAACGGAAAATAAATCAGGTGTTTATttcaaacaatttaaacaaagaaGGTCCTGCAAACTCTTGTTAATGACTTAAAGCATACTCTGGCTTCAATGTACTCGATCCTCCTCTCCAAAGCAGTAAGCTTCTCATTCAAAGTGGCTAAACGGGACCTGCAGGacatatctgaggaaaaaaaaaaaaaatcagaaacattTCTGTATTAGGACACATACGAGAAAGGCCGTAATTTCCTGTGACACAAAATATCTTGCAATgatcttaaaaatatttcaaaatagccAATAATaagcatgaataaataattacaattgcaaaataagatattataataccttataataatataattactaataatataaatattataatattaaggatatataaaataatataattataaatttcattatcgataataattcttatatttatatattatatttaaagaaatcatAAATAAGTGACCTTTTAGTTAAATTATTGACATTACAGTATACTGTACTAGCACTGAACTTGGGGCTGATTTATCAAAACAAACTGCATTAGAGTTACATTTCTTAACCGTTTGGCTCTTTGACTAGAAGCAAAGACATTACATGTGTATATAGCTATTGAAATACGTTTATTTCAGTATACTAAccaattaaataatcatattaacattatatttattgtcAAAAAAGTGCAAATCTGAAACATGAACGACAAGACCAGACCAGACCAACCCAACGCCTGTTTTTCCTGGTCCTTACACTTCCTGTATGTCTAATAAACTACGTCTTCaacaaatatattcatttattgtgatattatttggttccaaacaacattaaaaaccaaaacaccTGATGTAACCCACATACTTTTCCGCAAATTATGCAGTCGAATGACCCACTGCTCTCGGTTAGCATGCTAGCGTGAAGAAATCGCatgttaataaattatgtaaaaataagcGACACGCTTCTCCATCTTACCGAAGGAATTGAGGAAATCGGCTATCTTCTTAATGCTGCTGGTGATCACTTCGATATATTCACGGTTCGCCCAGTCTTGGTGAATTTCCCTTTGCACTGGATCCTCCTGTCCGGCCATCGTGAGCTAGTTAGCATTAGCCGCCGAGTGTTGTGTGTGAGGACGGAGCAGCGCCCCCtaatggacaaacacacacacttcatactgCATCCTCATTCTACCGAGTACTACACGGAGGGATCATatgaaattaaacacaaatatgcGAATCGTTGCACTTGAATTTTGCTATAAACAATTGCTtcagtgtaaaataataataataatcatataaaatggacaaaattaagttatttaaataagtaaaaagtaagtaaatgcattatagaaactgaaaataaaatggctTGACTAAAATCTccctgtaaaatatttaattttctatttcttGACCTTTGTATTAACGACTGATATTCTGAATAGGCCTACTTTAGAATGTAGCCATCGCGTACAAacgtaataaacaggaaaaaaaaaaatacacaaacagaaaaataataacattcgAATGCacgttaaatttaaattaaaattaaaataaattgtaaaataaataatgacgtAGGCTACGCCTTTATCTACATTAACTTTTTCGActaatgttcagtttcttactGTGTACTGATGTGTGACCGTTCATAgcatttcaattattattatcaccTTCATAACAGTTCTGACTTATTATCATTCCCACCTTTTCTAACGTAAGATCATCCGGGTCCGATGCTTTACAAAACAAATTGTTGTGCAGCTTCATAGTTCAAACTGCTgtttcttatcatattattttaatgtagctATTGTCGTAATCATAAACACATTGGTTTGTTgtgcaaatagttttaccatttactgcactttattcTTTTAGTTAGGCTATTTATAGCAGCATATCATTTGGAAGTCTCTCACAAAAAAATAGCTTACTTACAGTATGCGTAAAATATGGTGGATATTCTACCATGGTACCATGTTCAAAACCATATTAATATTATGGTACTATGGTACTAGTATTTGGgccttttgacctgtactgtagtaCAGTAATTTTTGGCAATAGGGGAATTTTCATTAAACTAGCTGCATTTCtaaactgtatgtttttattgtgtaacaTTGTGCtttaacaattgttttaaatCCTGATGTCAACCAAATTTAGAAACTGTAG encodes:
- the LOC109098613 gene encoding probable protein BRICK1 — encoded protein: MAGQEDPVQREIHQDWANREYIEVITSSIKKIADFLNSFDMSCRSRLATLNEKLTALERRIEYIEARVTKGETLT